A genomic segment from Glycine soja cultivar W05 chromosome 20, ASM419377v2, whole genome shotgun sequence encodes:
- the LOC114403440 gene encoding serine/arginine repetitive matrix protein 1-like, which yields MSHRDSDSKRRHSKFDREPSPKRYRRDGKQERERDRNRVTSDGGDQRNPPHHFRREPFDAAPKKSNSNDHHEQQPKHSSQPPRSRSYHQHDERGSTGQVGRSNGQREAGGKVFTQSKENNESQSREQRDERSPVKLDDSLQKRDGFTARKDDPPTMRKRRAFREKKIPADSADANPASIVEVKPSHTDHPPERNERKDERSSNPHHLDRPEKQNAEGRAPNKIEARRDGFSSRARYGGSGGNNNYRGRDKFNGKQGYRPIKTRMEKWKHDLYQEVNKDPIPKNEDDQIAKLEALLAS from the exons ATGTCTCATCGAGACTCTGATTCCAAGCGTCGCCACTCCAAGTTCGATCGAGAACCAAG TCCCAAGAGATATAGAAGGGATGGTAAACAAGAAAGAGAAAGGGACAGGAACAGAGTAACCTCAGATGGAGGAGATCAGAGAAACCCACCACATCATTTTAGGCGTGAACCCTTCGATGCTGCTCCCAAGAAATCGAATTCAAATGATCATCATGAGCAGCAGCCCAAACATTCGTCTCAACCACCGAGATCTCGCTCTTATCACCAG CATGATGAACGGGGTAGTACTGGGCAGGTTGGTCGAAGCAATGGTCAAAGGGAAGCTGGTG GAAAAGTCTTTACTCAGAGTAAAGAGAATAATGAAAGTCAAAGTAGAGAGCAAAGAGATGAGAGATCACCGGTGAAACTGGATGACAGTTTACAGAAAAGAGATGGTTTCACTGCAAGAAAAGATGATCCACCTACTATGAGGAAAAGACGTGCATTTAGGGAGAAGAAGATCCCTGCGGATTCAGCAGATGCTAATCCAGCTTCGATAGTGGAAGTAAAGCCAAGCCATACTGACCATCCTCCggaaaggaatgaaaggaaGGATGAAAGAAGCAGCAATCCTCATCATCTGGATAGACCTGAGAAGCAAAATGCAGAGGGCAGAGCACCCAATAAGATTGAAGCTAGAAGGGATGGTTTTTCATCAAGAGCAAGGTATGGGGGCAGTGGAGGCAATAACAATTACAGGGGAAGAGATAAATTTAATGGAAAGCAAGGTTATCGTCCTATTAAGACACGAATGGAGAAGTGGAAACATGATTTGTATCAAGAGGTTAACAAGGATCCTATTCCAAAGAATGAGGATGACCAGATTGCAAAGTTAGAAGCACTATTGGCTTCATaa